From the genome of Perca fluviatilis chromosome 1, GENO_Pfluv_1.0, whole genome shotgun sequence, one region includes:
- the smcr8b gene encoding guanine nucleotide exchange protein smcr8b has translation MIGSPDLLAFTATEGFGEREEDEGLPEELSVPLSPPSNPWTTSAQFHRDFILVAEFSEQVGPKPVLTIPDDPRVIGSFDLNHFSVRIMSVDYQASGPSNTPPASPGPRLNFNEDSKVVLGDSAEDAFAYVHHMTLYDLEARGMVRPFCMAYVCSDQKKLMENFSELSTCFSQASDSLKTGNRQAFSMELQRKLQELAYRRLTLLQETELQRPTNGFTEEGEAAGELEAVERSILIHRDLLRQVTSYPNRKLKQPDFLPYDPADSLADPTALLPPEPCPPLSTSCRSERRLKPLHELCNAYFLSLTKEQLADTERRLRGDRSALRTACVTRSLSRRLTLINFLFELWSPEDGDEEERESAEVELQRTAGSKSGLEMFQSEPMSMESFFSCVEEIPIKLEAGEAGTVTPDPNVAPDMTGSISSSDSIEVLGTEKSYRTQHGVAGSDSRETPVGMMDTSCRRATGDSCARHARAYARRANSEDSIEVLSTTESIFPDDLTAITEEEAEHQLLSNGVENGKVILTESESDDALKERKTSNAATSVNQDENKEPVGEDCSLVDREETLKQTAVNGEIKIKEEQIVECLKSSQVHDDNSPEKTSKLLRVEEAVESTPQWSEVRQNVQPVPELHVHLAPPVAVAEADRWSPPCGPLRLLSVDEASDCTSFTGSSDPPSPTQNVHSNSRSKPRRRRKAGLRALRFLKQNSFSQHAVFCLLSGRPLVVIGGDESLVTKLLDALSLFLPSPGPDGNAVMPCLTTPLQLTDLLTWRLIGIHRSSSSSSASILHSLTRYSRYLALLDMDQKTLRCPSYSGSLIGRLANPYARISRGITYLLHLESCLTALANQALLYTFSPALRRPNAAGGNDGTEGADVLVTRGFCSSECDLRVMHFLCDLIKQRHTGRGPPVLRFSYNSVHLHRNTYAA, from the exons ATGATCGGGTCACCGGACCTGCTGGCCTTCACCGCCACTGAGGGTTTTGGGGAACGAGAGGAGGACGAGGGTCTACCTGAAGAGCTCTCTGTCCCCCTTTCGCCTCCATCCAACCCCTGGACCACCTCAGCCCAGTTTCACAGAGACTTTATACTGGTGGCGGAATTTTCAGAGcag GTGGGGCCCAAGCCTGTGCTGACGATACCGGACGACCCCAGAGTCATCGGATCATTTGACCTCAACCACTTCTCTGTTCGCATCATGTCTGTGGACTACCAGGCGTCCGGCCCCAGCAACACTCCTCCTGCGTCCCCCGGTCCCCGCCTCAACTTCAACGAGGACTCCAAAGTGGTTCTGGGAGATTCGGCGGAGGACGCGTTTGCATACGTTCACCACATGACCCTGTATGACCTGGAGGCTCGGGGCATGGTGCGTCCCTTCTGCATGGCGTACGTGTGTTCGGACCAGAAGAAGCTGATGGAGAACTTCTCCGAGCTGTCGACGTGCTTCTCTCAGGCCTCCGACAGCCTCAAGACGGGAAACAGACAAGCATTTTCTATGGAGCTGCAGAGAAAATTACAGGAGCTTGC GTACAGACGCTTGACTCTGCTACAGGAGACTGAACTTCAGAGGCCGACGAATGGCTTCACAGAGGAGGGAGAAGCAGCAGGTGAGCTTGAAGCTGTAGAGCGTTCAATCTTAATTCATAGAGACCTCCTCCGCCAGGTCACTTCCTACCCAAACAGGAAGCTGAAACAGCCTGACTTCCTGCCTTACGACCCAGCCGACTCCCTCGCTGATCCGACCGCCTTACTGCCTCCCGAGCCCTGCCCCCCCCTCTCCACCTCCTGCAGGTCTGAGCGCCGTCTGAAGCCTCTGCACGAGCTTTGCAACGCCTACTTCCTGTCTCTGACCAAGGAGCAGCTCGCTGACACAGAGCGCCGCCTGCGTGGCGACAGGAGTGCGTTGCGGACTGCTTGTGTCACGCGGTCGTTGTCCAGGAGGCTCACGCTCATCAACTTCCTGTTTGAGCTGTGGAGCCCAGAGGacggagatgaggaggagagagagagcgccgaGGTGGAGCTGCAGAGGACGGCAGGAAGTAAGAGCGGCCTGGAGATGTTCCAGTCAGAACCAATGAGCATGGAGTCCTTCTTCTCCTGCGTGGAGGAGATTCCCATCAAACTGGAGGCAGGAGAAGCTGGGACAGTGACCCCTGACCCCAACGTTGCCCCGGATATGACAGGAAGCATCAGCAGCAGCGACAGCATTGAAGTGCTCGGGACTGAGAAGTCTTATCGGACGCAGCATGGCGTCGCTGGATCTGACAGCAGAG AAACGCCCGTTGGGATGATGGACACCTCTTGCAGGCGAGCCACAGGAGATTCATGCGCCAGGCACGCGAGAGCGTACGCCAGACGAGCCAACAGTGAGGACAGCATCGAGGTACTGAGTACCACCGAGTCCATCTTTCCTGACGACCTCACCGCCATCACAGAGGAAGAAGCAGAGCACCAACTGCTGAGTAACGGCGTCGAGAATGGGAAGGTGATACTGACAGAGAGTGAATCTGACGATGCCCTCAAGGAGAGGAAGACATCGAATGCAGCTACTTCAGTAAATCAGGATGAAAACAAAGAGCCTGTTGGGGAAGATTGCAGTCTCGTTGACAGAGAAGAAACCTTAAAGCAAACAGCTGTTAATGGTGAGATTAAAATCAAAGAGGAGCAGATCGTTGAATGTTTGAAGAGCAGTCAAGTCCATGATGACAACAGTCCTGAGAAGACGTCCAAACTACTGCGAG TTGAAGAAGCAGTGGAGTCGACACCTCAGTGGTCTGAAGTCCGTCAGAACGTCCAGCCGGTGCCCGAGCTTCACGTCCACTTGGCCCCTCCTGTTGCCGTGGCGGAGGCTGACCGCTGGTCTCCGCCCTGCGGTCCTCTCCGGCTGCTGAGCGTCGACGAGGCGTCCGACTGCACCAGCTTCACCGGCTCCTCGGACCCGCCTTCTCCCACCCAAAATGTCCACAGCAACAGCCGCTCGAAACCGAGGAGGAGACGGAAGGCTGGACTCAGAGCCCTCCGGTTCCTCAAGCAGAACTCCTTCTCCCAGCATGCCGTGTTTTGTCTCCTGAGCGGCCGGCCGCTGGTCGTCATCGGAGGAGACGAGAGTTTGGTCACAAAACTGCTGGACGCTCTGAGTCTCTTCCTGCCTTCCCCTGGTCCTGATGGAAACGCTGTGATGCCGTGTTTGACCACGCCGCTCCAGCTGACCGACCTGCTCACCTGGAGACTGATAGGAATACACCG ATCGTCCTCCAGCTCCTCAGCCAGCATTCTTCACTCTCTGACTCGCTACAGTCGTTATTTGGCCCTGTTGGATATGGACCAGAAGACGCTGCGCTGTCCTTCATACTCCGGCTCGCTCATCGGCAGACTGGCTAACCCTTACGCCCGCATTAGCAGAGGCATCACCTACCTGCTGCACCTGGAGAGCTGCCTGACTGCACTGGCCAACCAGGCTCTGCTGTACACGTTTAGTCCTGCGTTACGACGTCCAAACGCTGCTGGAGGCAACGATGGCACAGAAGGAGCGGACGTCCTGGTCACGCGAGGGTTCTGTAGCAGTGAGTGCGATTTGAGAGTGATGCATTTCCTGTGCGACCTCATCAAACAGCGCCACACAGGGCGTGGACCACCGGTTTTAAGATTCTCTTACAACTCAGTGCACCTGCACAGAAATACATATGCAGCCTAA